In Syntrophorhabdaceae bacterium, a genomic segment contains:
- a CDS encoding IS1380 family transposase: MPQGLLPYKYEEEKRESGMTALAGLPLYLDLASVLGLSDSIATRMHVIKGSQGWSDEQVILSLILLNLAGGDSVDDVNMLEKDEGFCRVLRRIGLKGLTRKKRRIKERQWKKERRRTFPSPSPIFRYLDAFHDPEEEKKREKGKAFIPAPNEHLINLMNVNRDLVHSVVKSASEATLDMDATLIETSKRSALFSYKHYRAYQPFNTWWAEQELILHTEFRDGNVPAGHEQLRVFKEALGQLPPGVKKVYLRSDTAGYQHDLLKYCENAGNKRFGRIEFAIGADVIPEFKKAVAEAEEWKPLLKEGKETGKEWTETAYVPNAVGHSRKDPEYRYLATREPLKQDILPGMEGQLSFPTMMMERKRYKIFGIVTNRDMEGDDLIRWHYKRAGKSEEAHSIMKEDLAGGRLPSGKFGENAAWWWIMVLAFNLNSAMKRLALKGSWATRRMKAIRFSLINLPGRVLVHARELVIRISGEQEILLATRQRIMELAPSG, from the coding sequence ATGCCACAGGGTCTGCTTCCGTACAAGTATGAAGAAGAGAAAAGAGAATCGGGTATGACCGCTCTCGCAGGCCTCCCTCTCTACCTCGATCTCGCTTCGGTCCTGGGCCTTTCGGACTCTATCGCGACCCGCATGCACGTGATAAAGGGCTCCCAGGGCTGGTCTGACGAGCAGGTAATCCTCTCGCTCATCCTCTTGAACCTTGCAGGAGGTGACAGCGTTGACGATGTAAATATGCTTGAAAAGGATGAGGGCTTTTGCAGGGTCTTACGAAGAATAGGATTGAAAGGACTTACCCGTAAGAAGCGGAGAATAAAAGAAAGGCAATGGAAGAAAGAACGCCGCCGCACCTTTCCTTCTCCTTCACCCATATTCCGATATCTCGATGCCTTCCATGATCCCGAAGAAGAGAAGAAGCGGGAAAAAGGGAAAGCCTTCATCCCTGCCCCGAATGAGCACCTTATAAATCTCATGAATGTAAATAGGGATTTGGTTCACTCTGTAGTAAAGTCTGCCTCCGAAGCGACCCTCGATATGGACGCAACCCTCATAGAGACATCGAAGAGAAGTGCCCTCTTCAGTTATAAACACTACCGGGCTTATCAACCTTTCAATACCTGGTGGGCAGAACAAGAGTTGATCCTTCATACCGAGTTCAGGGACGGCAATGTCCCCGCAGGACATGAACAGCTTAGGGTCTTCAAGGAGGCCCTCGGCCAGCTTCCTCCCGGAGTAAAGAAAGTCTATCTCCGTTCCGATACGGCAGGGTATCAGCATGATCTTCTTAAGTATTGCGAAAATGCCGGGAATAAGCGCTTCGGCAGAATCGAGTTCGCCATAGGCGCGGATGTGATCCCTGAGTTCAAAAAGGCGGTAGCCGAAGCGGAAGAATGGAAACCGCTTCTCAAAGAGGGGAAGGAGACGGGAAAGGAATGGACCGAGACTGCCTATGTACCCAATGCCGTCGGCCACAGCAGGAAGGACCCGGAATACCGCTACCTTGCTACCCGTGAGCCTCTAAAACAGGATATCCTTCCCGGCATGGAAGGGCAGCTTTCATTCCCCACCATGATGATGGAGAGGAAACGCTACAAGATATTCGGTATCGTCACAAACAGGGACATGGAGGGTGACGATCTGATACGATGGCACTATAAGCGTGCAGGGAAATCCGAAGAGGCCCACTCCATCATGAAAGAGGACCTTGCGGGAGGAAGGCTCCCTTCGGGGAAGTTCGGTGAGAATGCCGCCTGGTGGTGGATAATGGTCCTCGCGTTTAATCTCAATTCGGCAATGAAACGCTTGGCATTAAAGGGATCATGGGCTACCAGGAGAATGAAGGCAATCCGCTTTTCTCTCATCAACCTGCCGGGAAGAGTCCTGGTCCATGCGAGGGAACTCGTCATCCGCATCTCCGGGGAACAGGAGATATTGCTCGCTACGCGGCAGAGAATCATGGAGCTTGCGCCTTCGGGGTAG
- a CDS encoding J domain-containing protein, whose protein sequence is MELKQAYKVLELPQSASISDVKEAYRDLAQIWHPDRYSHNERLQKKALNKMKEINAAYDCLCRYLDKANSEAFTSRKSEHQGSNGGFTWTIIVCPHCGANNRAHSNINLTAAKCGKCGKYLVGTQTGQPPPPPKPDPHAGSLCGDGACTGVIGFNGSCGVCGRSYDEGVASEKVRTEESKQKHSQETQGQKQNKKVILYYLVGIGIFLLLALIFNTYHTGSFSRTVPDISDPAGQKKSTNQTIVSEALKAPTKTEPVNPNRLKTGAAPYIGWFIGSGHSEITVDNGTDSDSVVKVMRLGNDASSKIRNFYIRAHERFTAKRIPSGEYVLRVSFGMDWNPKIKKFNYRKSFSETQAFTINETSWTESKEDGEMVRTRSSNISITLHKVPHGNFRSNRIDEDKFLE, encoded by the coding sequence CCCATAACGAAAGGCTTCAGAAGAAAGCTTTAAATAAAATGAAGGAGATAAATGCGGCTTACGACTGCCTTTGTCGATATCTTGACAAAGCGAACTCTGAAGCTTTTACGAGTCGAAAATCAGAGCATCAAGGTTCCAATGGCGGCTTCACTTGGACAATTATTGTTTGTCCACACTGCGGCGCCAACAATAGGGCGCATTCGAACATTAATCTTACAGCAGCCAAATGTGGAAAATGTGGGAAATACCTTGTTGGGACGCAGACTGGACAACCACCTCCTCCACCAAAGCCCGATCCTCACGCCGGTTCCCTTTGTGGTGATGGAGCCTGCACCGGCGTCATCGGGTTTAACGGATCTTGTGGGGTGTGTGGAAGGTCATACGACGAAGGAGTTGCCTCAGAAAAAGTCAGGACGGAAGAAAGTAAGCAAAAGCACTCTCAGGAGACTCAAGGTCAAAAACAAAACAAGAAAGTTATTTTATATTATTTAGTGGGCATCGGTATATTTTTGTTGCTTGCTCTCATTTTTAATACTTATCACACAGGTTCCTTTAGCCGAACAGTTCCCGATATTAGCGATCCCGCGGGTCAAAAGAAATCGACGAATCAAACGATTGTATCAGAAGCACTCAAAGCTCCGACAAAAACCGAGCCTGTTAATCCAAATCGTTTGAAAACCGGCGCTGCTCCTTATATCGGATGGTTCATCGGATCAGGACATTCGGAAATCACTGTAGATAACGGCACAGATTCTGATTCGGTGGTAAAAGTAATGCGCTTGGGGAATGATGCTTCCTCCAAAATCAGAAATTTCTATATTCGTGCTCATGAACGCTTCACTGCGAAACGGATTCCTTCGGGAGAATATGTTTTGCGAGTTTCATTCGGGATGGATTGGAATCCAAAAATTAAAAAATTTAATTACCGAAAATCGTTTTCTGAAACTCAAGCATTTACTATAAACGAAACTTCATGGACAGAATCAAAAGAGGATGGTGAAATGGTCCGGACTAGATCATCCAACATTTCGATAACTTTACATAAAGTACCGCATGGAAATTTTCGGAGCAATCGCATCGATGAAGATAAATTTCTTGAATAG
- a CDS encoding MBL fold metallo-hydrolase, whose translation MRALKTNEMRITFLGTSCIPRTAQECNSVYVEVGSGDQFIFDCGTGVVAKYNAMGIPFSKMDKIFLTHLHGDHISDLTHIYCFGPSGDRKTALQIWGPSRSNMVNPTTAENPDDGTIAFCNAFQALTSWHVQAFSFLQTGLGARGTGNNGYDLTVSELDWTQDNGPPCYNKNGVTITHFPAAHDRNGSISYKLIYNGMSMIFTGDTKPNDYVIEHGQGVDVLIHEMVVPPDTWAQKNTGLKPGQAGYTQAVQTAQNIQDSSHTPQKAFGYIMSQTRPRLAVVTHFQVNPDTTGPALRDIRTWYNGPVIFATDMLSLTVSPTRITQQRIMIDNYAWLAPGTMQAALWPAEYPTPTSQLDQIILLDHCIPSTVYDPPA comes from the coding sequence ATGAGAGCCCTGAAAACAAACGAGATGAGGATCACATTTCTCGGGACTTCCTGTATTCCCCGCACTGCCCAGGAATGCAACAGCGTATATGTTGAAGTGGGCAGCGGTGATCAGTTCATATTTGACTGCGGAACAGGAGTAGTAGCCAAGTACAATGCCATGGGCATCCCCTTTTCGAAAATGGACAAAATATTTCTTACCCATCTCCACGGGGACCATATATCCGACCTCACGCACATATACTGTTTCGGACCCTCGGGCGACCGGAAGACAGCTCTCCAGATCTGGGGACCCAGCCGCTCCAACATGGTGAACCCCACAACCGCCGAAAATCCCGACGACGGGACCATTGCATTCTGTAATGCATTCCAGGCGCTCACGAGCTGGCATGTGCAGGCATTCAGTTTCTTGCAGACCGGCCTTGGAGCGAGGGGAACCGGGAACAACGGGTATGACCTGACAGTGTCGGAACTGGACTGGACCCAGGATAACGGCCCCCCCTGCTATAACAAAAACGGAGTGACAATCACCCATTTCCCCGCGGCCCACGACAGGAACGGCTCGATAAGTTACAAGCTGATATATAACGGTATGTCCATGATCTTTACCGGCGATACGAAGCCCAATGATTATGTCATTGAGCATGGACAGGGGGTGGATGTCCTGATTCATGAGATGGTCGTGCCGCCCGACACCTGGGCGCAAAAGAACACAGGGCTTAAGCCGGGGCAGGCGGGCTACACTCAGGCAGTGCAAACGGCCCAGAACATCCAGGACAGCTCCCATACCCCGCAAAAAGCTTTCGGCTACATCATGAGCCAAACCAGGCCCCGACTGGCCGTGGTTACTCATTTTCAGGTCAATCCGGATACCACGGGTCCCGCGCTCAGGGACATTCGTACCTGGTACAACGGCCCTGTCATTTTCGCCACGGATATGTTGTCCCTGACCGTTTCTCCAACCAGAATTACGCAACAAAGGATTATGATCGATAATTATGCATGGCTGGCGCCCGGAACAATGCAGGCAGCCTTATGGCCCGCAGAGTACCCGACTCCCACGTCCCAGCTCGACCAGATAATCCTTCTGGACCATTGCATTCCATCGACAGTCTACGATCCCCCCGCATAG
- a CDS encoding transposase, with protein sequence MPRHARIDLTGVLHHVIIRGIEQSSVFEDSKDCENFLARLGAILTETGTSCYAWALLTNHGHFLIRTGAFPLSTVMGRLLTGYAQQFNRRHTRHGHLFQNRYKAFLVEDEPYFLELIRYIHLNPIRAGIIHTMKELDHYPRTGHAVIMGKLTRSWQDTSMLGLFGQKAQYRRFVEKGISLGPQPELTGGGLIRSARGRVEVKELRREGVKSDERILGRSDFVDSVLRRAEEASRKRLELKETGLTLETLIKDVARHFNTDEGLIRSPIKQRTVSRTRAIIVHLALDRLRIMGVEAGKVLNLTPSAISRLAARGRTDPLSREIEGALPVFKSRG encoded by the coding sequence ATGCCCCGTCACGCACGCATAGATTTGACCGGTGTGCTTCATCATGTCATCATCCGGGGTATCGAACAAAGCTCTGTCTTTGAAGACAGTAAGGATTGCGAGAACTTCCTTGCCCGTCTCGGCGCCATTCTTACCGAAACCGGAACCTCCTGTTACGCGTGGGCCCTTCTCACGAACCACGGCCACTTCCTCATCCGGACCGGAGCCTTTCCCCTCTCCACCGTCATGGGGAGACTCCTCACGGGGTATGCCCAGCAATTCAACAGGCGTCACACACGTCATGGCCATCTTTTTCAGAATCGCTATAAGGCGTTTCTCGTGGAGGACGAACCCTATTTCCTCGAACTCATCCGCTATATCCACCTGAACCCCATACGGGCAGGTATTATCCATACCATGAAGGAGCTTGATCATTATCCGCGAACAGGTCATGCCGTCATTATGGGTAAGCTGACCCGTTCGTGGCAGGACACGTCCATGCTCGGTCTTTTCGGTCAAAAAGCACAATATCGCAGGTTTGTAGAAAAAGGCATCTCCCTGGGCCCCCAACCGGAACTAACCGGGGGCGGGCTGATACGCTCCGCCCGAGGACGGGTTGAAGTGAAGGAGTTGAGAAGGGAAGGCGTCAAAAGCGATGAGCGGATACTGGGAAGGAGCGACTTCGTGGATTCGGTCCTTAGAAGAGCTGAAGAGGCCTCCCGGAAAAGACTTGAGTTGAAGGAAACAGGACTTACCCTCGAAACGCTCATTAAAGATGTGGCCCGTCACTTCAATACCGATGAAGGGTTAATTAGAAGCCCCATCAAACAAAGGACGGTCTCACGAACGCGGGCCATTATCGTCCACCTGGCTCTCGACCGGTTGAGGATAATGGGCGTTGAGGCAGGAAAGGTCTTGAACCTGACCCCTTCGGCAATATCCAGGCTCGCCGCACGAGGGAGAACCGACCCGCTGTCCCGGGAGATTGAGGGCGCGCTGCCGGTCTTTAAGTCGAGGGGTTGA
- a CDS encoding BON domain-containing protein, whose translation MEIDTPPRMPQAEPAEETTSEVATFFSQEDEPLKPAPGEKASKNAEFDMVDRETSGVDKSIDGKLTDHAQEIDGAAKGVGPKAVHRRSSKFKLSMNYTLLAIAFVLLVACVAGGLYWRSLLQNQIRMPLSVGGKIPAVGSVKTIVAPSKNLQEPIQPAKPVSPSATPSRSHEPDIAWIETVINNSLRFNHIHTVSVKVNQDMEAVVTGVVGDETVKAHALAIISSYADLKGMEANIRIKPQGQPVSPAMIESEINLLLQNKGISSVTAEVDQNMVVTLKGTVQGKNERKKALSFTKGMKGIKGIKDIIFVVEPQYEDI comes from the coding sequence GTGGAGATAGATACACCGCCGCGAATGCCACAGGCTGAACCTGCCGAGGAAACTACTTCCGAAGTCGCCACTTTTTTTTCCCAAGAAGATGAACCCTTAAAACCGGCGCCGGGGGAGAAAGCATCCAAAAACGCCGAATTCGACATGGTCGACAGGGAAACATCTGGGGTAGACAAGTCAATTGACGGGAAATTAACGGATCATGCGCAGGAAATAGATGGTGCCGCAAAAGGTGTTGGACCCAAGGCCGTTCATCGGAGGTCTTCGAAGTTCAAGCTGTCCATGAACTACACACTACTTGCAATCGCATTTGTTTTGCTGGTTGCATGTGTGGCCGGCGGCTTATATTGGCGTTCCCTTTTACAAAATCAAATTAGAATGCCCCTGTCCGTGGGCGGAAAAATACCGGCCGTAGGCTCGGTCAAGACCATAGTTGCACCTTCCAAAAATTTACAGGAGCCCATACAGCCTGCTAAGCCGGTTTCCCCCTCGGCGACTCCCTCGCGATCTCACGAGCCGGATATTGCCTGGATAGAAACAGTAATTAACAACAGCCTGAGATTCAATCATATTCACACAGTTTCGGTCAAAGTGAATCAGGATATGGAGGCTGTGGTGACCGGCGTGGTCGGCGATGAAACCGTGAAGGCTCACGCGCTCGCGATAATATCATCCTACGCCGACCTGAAGGGCATGGAGGCAAATATTCGGATAAAACCCCAGGGGCAGCCTGTCAGTCCGGCCATGATCGAAAGCGAAATCAACCTATTGCTGCAAAATAAAGGAATAAGCAGTGTCACGGCTGAGGTAGATCAAAATATGGTGGTCACCCTCAAGGGGACGGTACAGGGCAAAAATGAGAGAAAGAAGGCGCTTTCCTTCACGAAAGGAATGAAAGGAATAAAGGGCATTAAAGACATTATTTTTGTGGTGGAACCCCAATATGAGGATATATGA